GGTCGATGGTGATCGAGTTGGTGTCGACCGTGGCGGAGGCGGAGATCGCGCCGGCGATGATCTCGCCCTGGGTCAGCAGGCTCTCGACGCGGGCGTCGATCAGGCCCTCGCGGAACTGGTTGAGATAGAGGATGCCCGCGACGAGCACGACCAGCGCGACGAGGTTGAAGAAGAGGATGCGCCGCGTGAGGCTCGAGAAGACGGCATTGCCGAAGATGCGGCGGGCCAGCGTGAAGGGATGGGTCCAGCGGCGTCCGGCGCGCGGCGCGGGCCGGCCTTCGGCGTCCTCTCCATCCCTTTCCAGCACGGTCTGCGACAAGCGGGTGATCCTTCATGCGGCGCAACGCCGCCAACCGCGGCATGCCATCGCTGCCGCGGTCGATGCAAGCAAAATCCGCCTCAGGCGGTTTCGCGGAAGCGGTAGCCGACGCCGTAGAGCGTTTCGATCATGTCGAAGTCGGTGTCGACCATCTTGAACTTCTTGCGAAGCCGCTTGATGTGGCTGTCGATGGTGCGGTCGTCGACATAGACCTGCTCGTCATAGGCGGCGTCCATCAGCGAATCGCGGCTCTTCACCACGCCGGGGCGCTGGGCGAGCGAATGCAGGATGAGGAATTCCGTGACGGTCAGCGTCACCGGCTCGCCCTTCCAGGTGCAGGTATGGCGCTCCTGGTCCATGACGAGCTGGCCGCGCTCCAGCGAGCGGGCCGTGATCTCGCCGGGCTTTGCGGTGCCGGCCGCACCCGCCGAGGCGGCCGCCTCGCGGCTCGAGGCACGGCGCAGGATCGCCTTGACGCGCTCCACCAGCAGACGCTGCGAGAACGGCTTGGTGATGAAGTCGTCCGCGCCCATCTTGAGGCCGAACAGCTCGTCGATCTCCTCGTCCTTGGAGGTGAGGAAGATGACGGGGATGTCCGACTTCTGGCGCAGGCGCCGCAGAAGCTCCATGCCGTCCATGCGCGGCATCTTGATGTCGAAGATCGCAAGCTGCGGCGGGCGGGCAAGAAGGCCGTCGAGCGCGGACGCGCCGTCCGTATAGGTCTCGACCTTGTAGCCTTCCGCCTCCAGGGCGATCGACACGGATGTGAGGATATTCCGGTCGTCGTCTACGAGTGCGATCGTCTGCATCCTGCTTGTCTCCATATTCATGGGCGCCTTTCCCGACCTCGGCCTGACCTCGGATCGAGTTCCTGTCCTGGACGAATGAAGCGCCTGTCTGGGGGTAAAGGTGGAACAAATTGTGGCAAAGATAAAGGGAGACGTTCCGGGCCGTATTTTCCACTCCTTTTTAAATCGATTATTCAAACGATTAAAAAAGTAGGACAAATATTTAAATCGATTAATAGTTTGATATTATTGCCTAATTTCGATTTCACTCTTGTTTTTGTGACAATCGCGGATTAGCTTCCCCGGAAATTCACCTGGCTCTTCGTCCACGGAGGAAATCTGGACCATGCAGGAACTCGGCGTTCGCAACCCCGCTCTGGGGCTCACCGCGATGGGTATCAACACCAGCGGCACGGTCCGGTACAACTTTGCAGCAGAGGCCCTTTATGAAGAGGCCCTCGGCCGCGGCGAAGCGGTCAGGACGGCCCATGGCGCCCTGCGCGCACTCACCGGCCAGCACACCGGCCGTTCGCCCAAGGACAAGTTCGTCGTGCGCGACGAAAACACCGAGGACGCCATCTGGTGGGACAACAACAAGGCCGTGTCGCGCGAGCACTTCGACGCGCTGCATGCCGACATGCTGGCCCATGCCGGCGGCCGCGATCTCTTCGTGCAGGATCTCATCGGCGGCGCCGATGCGGAATATGCCCTGCCGACCCGTGTCGTCACGGAACTCGCCTGGCATTCGCTGTTCATCCGCAACCTGCTCATCCGCCCGGAAGAGAAGGACCTTGCGGCCTTCGCGCCGAAGCTGACGATCATCGACCTGCCGACCTTCAAGGCCGATCCGGTCCGCCACGGCGCGCGCACCGAGACCATGATCGCCTGCGACCTGACGCGCGGCATCGTGCTGATCGCCGGCACCTACTATGCCGGCGAAATGAAAAAGTCGGTCTTCACCGTGCTCAACTGGCTGCTGCCGTCGGAAAAGGTCATGCCGATGCACTGCTCGGCCA
The Shinella zoogloeoides DNA segment above includes these coding regions:
- a CDS encoding response regulator transcription factor → MQTIALVDDDRNILTSVSIALEAEGYKVETYTDGASALDGLLARPPQLAIFDIKMPRMDGMELLRRLRQKSDIPVIFLTSKDEEIDELFGLKMGADDFITKPFSQRLLVERVKAILRRASSREAAASAGAAGTAKPGEITARSLERGQLVMDQERHTCTWKGEPVTLTVTEFLILHSLAQRPGVVKSRDSLMDAAYDEQVYVDDRTIDSHIKRLRKKFKMVDTDFDMIETLYGVGYRFRETA